ATGTGGCTgccaaagatgtggacagcacaccgtatgctgtccacatccgtatgttcattccgcggccccgcaaagaCAAGACTAGGACAGTTCTACAGAGGGCAGGATGTTCCGTGTTAAAAATCATATAGGACTTGTCCTTAATGCTTACACTGTCAGCTGCCATGTTGAACAGGACAACCTCCATTTAAGGGAGTCGACCaccatgtttttttatttgctgCCCTAACCAAGTACACCATAAATTAGTGATAGATCCCCTTGACAAAACactgtcactttctttaattaatCCAGTCTTTTTGCTTAAAATCCTCTATTGAACAGCCTTAGTGATAgttaacatatatgtttttaCTGTACTCTGCAGGTTAGAAATGCGGGGTGTGCTATgcgtttatccttttttttttcccaatgtaTACATTAAACAGAGGCCAAAACCATTATATGAACCCACCCTTTTACTGCAGTTTCTGTTGCAGTTTTTTGAGTCTTGCATCAGTagtggattcaaatggaaatgcAAAGGTAGGACTTCCTCTTgctgaatccacttctggctttggcttaaacttgtgttttgttttttgcaaaatttacaattttttttattttatttttctcgcaaaattctttttatttttattttttgcatgtttTGCATATAGGAAATTGTAAAACTCCCtacaaagttgttttttttttttttttttgctgcatgcTCTGAATATGATGCCTTTTAGACAATATCCCATAGAATTCTCTACAGGAAAAATAAAacacctgaaaaaaataaaataaatcatggcTTTATTCTTTTACACACAGAATGttgaacttaaaaaaataaattaaaaaaagtcctctgatcaaagcagccaatcacagctcagcttttaTTTTCTTGTGCTCTGAAAAAGTAACATGGTGCaccctgattggctgctgtggtcaACATTAGATACTATTGATAAAGTGGGGCTTATGGTGTTAACAGGTAAAGACATTCACTTTAAGGCTAGTACTATAAAATGCAAGTTCCAGTCTAACAAAAATCTACTAGTAACTGATTAGAGATGGCCTAGGTAGGATTAGGAAAAAGCTGACTAGTTAGCCATGGTTTGATGAAGGTAGCCGGGACTAAAAAGGGATAAGAATAACCCTAACATAATATGTACAGATTTTTGGACCTTCTGCTGGTGAAAACACCATGTGTGTGCTATGAGAGTAGTGGAGTGCTGAAATATATGCTTTCACACACATTTTGTAGCATGGAAATGCTAAGTGTTCTCTGCCGTTGGGGTTGATCACCTAAAATGTGCAATGGCCGTGATTTTTTTCATTGCAGGACTCACGTGGCCCGGGTAGTCCTGTGTGCTCAATGGGGAAGCGACTGGTGCAGGATGATACACTGCGGGTACATTGTGTACAGGGATGACTGGGTGGGCTCCGTCCATAAGTGCATGAGTTTGATTGAGCCGCAGGAACGCTTGCAATACATTCAGTATCAAAACGTATATTCTTTTGTTTTTTAGGAAACCAACACTTATAATCCAGgagacacacatttttccagtacATCATGGGAGGATGTCTCGCTTTGGGAATCTATTGGACGCAGAAATGTATGTCTAACACTAGCTGTTGGAAACTAGAGTAGAACAGGTTTTTAACAGTACTCTGCTCTGCCACATGTGCACAGATAAGGATTTACATGTGTGACTTTCCTGCAAGGGTCtgtgctttattttattttagaatcTGTTACACAAAGTTTTTACTTGTACATAAAGTAGTTTTTGTGTTGTGTATATACAGCAATAATGTTGCCTTTTAGAAGGTCTCCTATATGTAAGCTAAAGATTACCTAGTACTTTACATCCAAAAGGAAATAATGAAATTGCAATCTTTTCAAAAATGTCATTCAGATCCTCCCTTGATGTCACTGCCTTGTGAAATGTTAGTAGGTTTCCTCTAATTCTGTTTGGTATTTagttttatttctcttttttacATGGAGACATATTTTGGGCTGATGCTAATCTGTTTTCTGGCTTCAGTTGCATGTACTGCCATAGACTTTCATGAATCGCACGGCACATAAGTGGACATCGCTTCCCTTTCAGCCAAACAGATTTCAGTAAATGGGATGGGGTAACACAGTTCTCGCAGTCATTCAGATCCTGGCCATTCTAACATACATCACCCATTCTCTGGATTTGTGATGGTGGCTGTAGTTGATGCATATTATACATTGACAAGGCTCACTTTGTGGATGGTGACACAGTGCTGCATTTAGTCTAAATAAAATCATGCGATAATTATACTTACAAAGAGGAAACATTCTCATCTCCCCTTCACTACTTACACAGTGACTTACAGGAATTGTTTCAGATCTCTGCTCTCCTCCTTTTTATTGGGTTAGTTAAAATTGGTGCCTTAGGATAGATCACATAGCTAGTATTAGATCTGTGAGAGTCCACTGCTTAGCTGTATGAAGGGCCCACATCCCTACTTTGCTTACTAGGCACCACTTAATACTTTTAGTAGTGGTTGTGCCGTTTTCAACAATCTcttccaattcaagtgaatgggaacgAGCTTTAAAACCAGGCACGACCACAATAGCAAGTGCAGAGCAATGTAAGCAATCATGCCAAAAGTCAGATCCCTCTCTGATCCaatatcgatggcctatcctgtGGATGAGCTGTGTTTTTTAAAGAATTAGACAGCTCCTTTAGCATTCAGGGAATTGTTATTCAAAACTTTTCAAggtacattaaagaggacctgtcaccactcctgacatgcctgttgtaATGGCTTCATCCAtcccccccatgtaataacaattctggagcctctattcttatggctctatgttgtgccattcctttatttttccaactaaaagttatgaatgaattgctagcagtcagcagtaagggtacagaagggAGGTAACCAGTAACCCCaaatggttacctcccctctctacccttactgcagactgttagcaattcattcataacttttatttggaataataaaggaacggcacaacatagagccataagaatagaggctccagaactgttgttacatggggaacgcatgaagctattaaaacaggcatgtcaggaaacGCGACCGCTCCTCTTTCATGTAGAGTTGCATATTTAGAGTTTTTAGGTATATAAAGCTTTTTGACTGTATAATGAGACGTCCCTCAAACTTTCAAGTCTATCTAGACCTAGATTCTGGCAGACATTTGTATTCACCTTTCAGCAGTATTTAGGTCTGTGTGGTTTTTCAGCCCCGGGATGTACACAAAAGACCTTGCAAATGGCAAGGAATTAAACTATCAGCACTTTTACACAGTCAGTTTTTGTAAAAGAGGCCATACACATCAGATTAAAGTCGGCTGACTGTCGTTTGAAAAACTAGTGTGATGGCCGACGGTAGAGTCTTGTCTGCTGAACATGCATTCTGCCATGGTGGAAAACTTAGGCCGTTCATCGTCCCAAACTGCATGTCGACGCATGATTAGCCTAATTCAACTGATCACGTGCCGTTCTGCCCAACTACTAGGGAGTTGGCCAGTTTAAtgtcctttcacactagcggttttcttttccgacaTAGAGTactgctctataccggaaaagaactgatcaggtatatccccatgcattctgaatggagagtaagggtactttcacactggcgtttttcttttccggaatagagttccgtcacaggggctctataccggaaaagaactgatcaggcaaatccccatgcattctgaatggagagtaatccgttcagtttgcatcaggatgtcttcagttcagttgttttgactgatcaggcaaaagataaaaccgtagcatgctacggttttatctccggcgaaaaaactgaagacttgcctgaatgccgaatccggcattccggtaataATGTGAAAAAAGATGCAATACAgatccgtctgtctgcatgacaagcggagagactgatTCGTTCTCGCAtttcatttgtgagacggatccgcatccggatgtgtctcgcaaatgctttcagtcacatccagatcggtggATCCGGCAGGAATTGATGCCGGATgacactgctgcaagtgtgaaagtagccttagttggtgGGAACAATCGCATGGACTGTTGATTAGCTACAATGTGGCCGTTCATTACCTCAAATATATATtcagcttaaagaggttgtgcagtgatttttatattgattgatgacctatccttatcgacccccgccgatcagctgtctgcaTGTTGTCTCCGAAGTGCAGTGTTATGAAGAGCACAGTGTTATGAAGAGTTAATTACCTAGGCCACTGCTCCACAGGAGACAACGCATATTGTAATGAGCAGGAAGCGGTGCTCGCATGGAGGGCCGGCTACTCAtcagacagctgatcagcaggtcggacccctgcagatcagatattgatgagctatactGCACAACCGCTTTAAGTCAAAGCCAGGAGTAAAACCTGCAGAGTGAAAGTATATTGGTAAGCTCTGCACATTTTGGGCCCACTCCTGGATGTGGCTTACAAATACTAGTAAAATAATATCCATACCGATCAAATACTatccaaatactgaccatgtgaaagtggcctgtATTAGAGAGTTGTAGAATTTTTCTTTGCATAGTCTTCAAACATTGTTACCTGAAACAAACCCTTTTTCTGTGTACATTAttgatgagcgaattttttaatTCTGCATCAGCCAGACCTCATGCTGTAAGGCACGAAAGCCGATACAGGGGTGGCGGCGTGTCCTGTCTACCAGCATAGAGTTTAAACTGCTATAAAAGTTTGTCTTTACATTCTTTATGTAGATTAATTTTATATATAATGCTAAATAAATTCCTTAAATTGCCTTTTACCTTTCCTGAGTTGCTATGTGTATTCTAGTTAAGTCAgtaaattaaagaggttttctaggaGTAAATTATGTCCTGAGGAAAGATAATGTCATCAATATTGGATGAGTGGGGTTCTGATTCCTGGCatccccccacagatcagctgtgaTCAATGCACCCTATtggtaggccagtgacatcattttATAGGCTTATGGCTTTTGTGCAGCTTAGTccgattcaagtgaataggtctgggcTGCACTAAAAGCACAATCACTATACAGTGTAAAGCACTGTGGTTAGTATACTGTGAGGAGGCCCTTGCAAGCAGACCCCACTTTAAGttctgaaaacctctttaagctgTGTATGAGCACTGAACAATCAGGAAATGCTAACTGATTTTAGATCTGCCTTTGTGAAGGCTACATATTATGCTGTAACTTAAGATGGTACGGGGGTACACTATTCAATTCAGCTTGTTATCCTGATTGTGTAGTATTATAATATGCAGAGACCTTATTTGTCAATTTTAACAGTGTTTCTATCTTTCCATTTTTTTAGGGTTACAGAACAAAGCAGTTCTGCTGTAGTCTCTGTAGTTTCTCAACTAGACTCCTCTCGTCATTCAAAAGTCATCTACAACGCTACCATGAAGATGAGAAGGACCAGGAGCTTATGTCTGCTTGTCCAAGCTGCCCATTCACATCACAGACAAAGAATGTTGTAAAGCACATGCGTTTGTTTCACTCTAGTGTTCGAAAAGTCCAGGCTCCTAAAGAGAGTCCAAACGCAGTAAATTCAGTCCGGTTTTCTTGTGCAAAATGTAACTTCACTGACACGCTGTATTATAGTTTGAAAAGGCATGTTCTTTTGACCCATCATCAAGCTGAGCTTGAAAATTATTTTGGGGAGAAGTCTGAAGAGGAACTCAAACATTCTCCTCAATTAAAGATCAGTCTAGATAGTAGATACTATTGCAAAAAATGTAGTTGCATTACTAGTAACCGTGATGCATTGATGTACCACATATTAACATCTGATAAGCACAGAGATCTGGAACTTAAACTTAGAACTGACATTTCTGATATTAGTCGAGCACGTGTAAGAAGACCATACAAAAGGTTCTTTGCAAGAAGTCCCACTGTAGCTCAGGCACTTAAACCACAAGTGGTGGTGCCAAATGCCACACCGGTAACCCCTTCAGCCACTCAAGATGTAAAAGTTATTTCCCTTCCACAAAATGGTCCTAATCCGCCTTCATTGGGGACACATAGTTCACTCATCCAGAAAACTGTACCAGTATCTACGACTGCCTCTGATCCTGCAGGAGGTTTAGGGCAGACAATATCTACCACGGTTGCTTCTTCAGCTCAGGTTGGGTTTGTTACTGCTCAGCTTCCTCAAAACCAGAGCATTACTCTTCAAGCTTCCCTTCCGCAATCTGTCTTCCTGTCTCCACGATTTCCTTTGAACCAGCCTGTTACCGCAACTGTCCTTCCATCAGGAGCTCAGGTTATACCCGGTACCCAGACTGGTGTAAGATCTACTGTTCTGCCCATAAACCAAACATTGGCTCTAAATCAGTCAGCAGTTTTAACCTGTCCGCAGTCTTTGCAGTCTGCTGTAATAAATATGAACCAGGCTGTGGGGTCGGCACTATTTTCTGTAAATCAGTCTGTAACGCCGAACAATGTGGGCAATCAACCTGGCATTTCTCAAAATACCATCCTTGCTTCCCCCTTACTTAGGCAGCTGATTCCCACTGGTAAGCAAGTAAATGGCATACCAACGTACACACTTGCCCCAATCTCTGTAACATTACCAGTCGCTCCATGTGCTATACCTGCTGTCAATCCACCAACAATGCAAGTGCCGTTGTCTCAGCCTGATAAAGTGACGCAGGTTTCAAATTCTCCAGCCAGTGCTCCATCTAATCCTACACCAAAACAAAAAGCATCAAAAAAGCACAATCCTAGTGTTACAAAAAGTCCAGCTATTGCTCCAGCTGCTTTAGGCAAGGAGACGAAGCAGTGGAAGACATGCCCTGTTTGCAATGAACTCTTTccctctaatgtgtatgaggtACATATGCAGATTGCGCATATAAAACAAGAAAACAGTCCTAACAAGCCAACAGAGTCTTCTACTGCCAGTGAGGCAAAGGAAACTATTCTCATCGCTGCTCAGGCATCATTTTTGAAAGTCCTGAAAGAAAAATCAATTAGATGTGTCACTTGCAAGACATTTGCTCAAGAAGGCGAGGTGTTGAAACACTTGCTTATGCATGGCATGGTGTGTCTCTACTGCAAAGCGGTTTTCCACGAACTAAGAAACTTAATCTACCATATGAAAATTTTACATGTAGGCAAAAAGAAGGTGCATGCTGATTTTATCAAGAAAGGTTTCACAATATCAAGTGATGCAAATGGTAATGCACTTTTTCCTCATTTTGACTTTACCTTTAATTTGTCTAGAGAAGAGCTTGGGGACAAAGATATGCACCTTGCGATAGTTACTGGAGCAAACGCGAACACTGCTAGTCCAATTTATATCAAAATTCAGTCCCCACCAGTGTTTTGTGGTGCAAAAGATCAGCGAGCCTCAAAGTGTCCATTCTGCAATTGTGCGTTGTCAAAGTCTGAGGTATATGAGACACACTTGAAAGATAAGCATCATATAATGCCCACAGTGCATACAATCTTAAAGACTCCTGCTTTTAAGTGCATCCATTGCTGTGGCGTTTACACTGGCAGTATGACGTTGCCAGCCATTTCAGTCCATCTTCAGCGTTGTCGCAATGCACCAAAAGATAGTACCTCTGGAGAGGAGCTGATGCTTGAAAACAATGGTGAGCCTAAGCAGAAGGGCAGTGAGTATGTAAAAACCAAACCCAACGCTACTGGTGATACTCAGGGAGCCTCAAATGAGTTTAAGAACCATTACAAATCTGGTCCGAATGCCTCAAAAGACCTAGTGCCTTCTAAAAGGAGGAGGCTCGAAACCAAACTTGATCCTTCAGAGTCTCTGGACGCGCTGCAGTCTCTTGATAGCCTTGAGTTAATTCCAGAACCTAATGCATCTGTGTCTAATGAGTCTAAGAAAGAGTTTTTGTCAAAGTATTTCCACAAGAAACCGTACCCCAGCAAGAAAGAAATTGAACTGCTGTCTGTTGTACTGGAGATGTGGAAAAGTGATGTGGCCTCATTCTTTGGTACGAAGCGTTACATGTGCCTGAAATTTCTCAGAAGTCACAAACAGAGAGTATTGCTTGGATTCAAGATGGCTGAGCTCAAACGCTTGCAACATGACATAGATTTGCAGGAAGACTATTAATTGGCACCTAGCTGCAGTGGGAAACACCTGGTTAGCATCCATGTCTTCTGTGATTTCACACAAAATTTAAAGAAAGCCAGGCAGAAGATTAGATGTTAACGCTcttttttttgtcagtttttgCATTTTGTGGTTTTCACGTTCCAGTGCTCATTTATCAGCCCTTTTAGGTCTGCACTGTCTAAGTGTCCTCTGTATAAGCTTGTCAGTGTCCTTCAGAATGTTCCATTTGTCTGAATATTCTTTTCCATTTTGTACATtttgattttaatattttttttttttatctttcatatttgaaaaaaaaacatgttagctTGACAGCTTATGCATGGTGTAGACAGTGGTTTTACTATGCAGTGCTGGCAGATGATGGAAGGTGTAGTACATTACTTGTTCTGCTCATGTCTCTTGTAGGTATGTCAGGGTAAGTGCCTACAGCACATTAATAGTCTTGGGTACACTTGTTTGCTCTTGGTGCCGTTGTGCACAGTGGTTGCTGAAACCTGTATATTAACTGGAAGTTTTCTTCTGTAACTGAAGAATGTGCTGCTGTGTGGTGGGTGTTTTTCCTCCTCTGGGCAGATTTCCCCTTGTGAAGACACACTATGTCCTGGGCGAAGCCTTTTTAGTTTTTCTACAAATGGCACTAGCAGCATAAATAAGTTCATCTACATACCGGGTGGAGCAATATTTCTGCATCATTTTGGGTGTGCTtaacaagactttttttttttttttttttttttttttttttttcccccccccagtaTGGAAATTCTaattccaattttttattttgcaatttAGTTTTAAATGTGTGATACAGGACACTTttatatacataaataaatattatataattTATTAGGAACTTTGGGAAATCAGGAACCCCTAGTTGTAGAATATGTATCTATGGTGCCAGTTGGGCTCCCTCATTTCTACTCTATTGTATTATGTGTAGTACAAAGGAAATGTAACTTTGGCCAATTTGGACTTGCTTTTGTTTAAAATAAACCTCTCAAAACATTTTGCATGGGTTTTGTATTTGTGTAGTATTTTGTTGCATTTTCTCTTTCATAAATTGTTCCCCAGATTAGCGGGGACGATTTCTGACACtgttttaaagggaaactgttgCAATGCTGTGAGCAACAAACATCCCCTTTTAATCTTCAAAATGGTTCTCTCTAACTTTGCTATTGGGGCCAGTAGCTGTCAGCATTAAAGTAGCACTCCCAACAATGTTTTCCCTTACCCATGGGACTAGGAcctcccatccaggacaggaaacctgatgaGATAAAAAGGTTTACACCCTCACCACacctcagttcaggtttcctgtcctccagaTAGGATGTATCTAGAGAGCTCTTGCGCTCAGTTTCTGGTTCAAACCCTGGAACTGGAAAAGGTCTGGGTCTACTAAGCATGAAGGGACCTATCTCAGGTGGCGTTAGTCTCCTTTGGGAGCGGCTAGCCAAGTCTGCCTTTTTCTCCT
This sequence is a window from Bufo gargarizans isolate SCDJY-AF-19 chromosome 5, ASM1485885v1, whole genome shotgun sequence. Protein-coding genes within it:
- the ADNP2 gene encoding activity-dependent neuroprotector homeobox protein 2 isoform X2, whose amino-acid sequence is MFQTPVNNLEKIRKARKRVKQLLLQIGLETCRESFEGYRTKQFCCSLCSFSTRLLSSFKSHLQRYHEDEKDQELMSACPSCPFTSQTKNVVKHMRLFHSSVRKVQAPKESPNAVNSVRFSCAKCNFTDTLYYSLKRHVLLTHHQAELENYFGEKSEEELKHSPQLKISLDSRYYCKKCSCITSNRDALMYHILTSDKHRDLELKLRTDISDISRARVRRPYKRFFARSPTVAQALKPQVVVPNATPVTPSATQDVKVISLPQNGPNPPSLGTHSSLIQKTVPVSTTASDPAGGLGQTISTTVASSAQVGFVTAQLPQNQSITLQASLPQSVFLSPRFPLNQPVTATVLPSGAQVIPGTQTGVRSTVLPINQTLALNQSAVLTCPQSLQSAVINMNQAVGSALFSVNQSVTPNNVGNQPGISQNTILASPLLRQLIPTGKQVNGIPTYTLAPISVTLPVAPCAIPAVNPPTMQVPLSQPDKVTQVSNSPASAPSNPTPKQKASKKHNPSVTKSPAIAPAALGKETKQWKTCPVCNELFPSNVYEVHMQIAHIKQENSPNKPTESSTASEAKETILIAAQASFLKVLKEKSIRCVTCKTFAQEGEVLKHLLMHGMVCLYCKAVFHELRNLIYHMKILHVGKKKVHADFIKKGFTISSDANGNALFPHFDFTFNLSREELGDKDMHLAIVTGANANTASPIYIKIQSPPVFCGAKDQRASKCPFCNCALSKSEVYETHLKDKHHIMPTVHTILKTPAFKCIHCCGVYTGSMTLPAISVHLQRCRNAPKDSTSGEELMLENNGEPKQKGSEYVKTKPNATGDTQGASNEFKNHYKSGPNASKDLVPSKRRRLETKLDPSESLDALQSLDSLELIPEPNASVSNESKKEFLSKYFHKKPYPSKKEIELLSVVLEMWKSDVASFFGTKRYMCLKFLRSHKQRVLLGFKMAELKRLQHDIDLQEDY
- the ADNP2 gene encoding activity-dependent neuroprotector homeobox protein 2 isoform X1 — translated: MFQTPVNNLEKIRKARKRVKQLLLQIGLETCRESFEETNTYNPGDTHFSSTSWEDVSLWESIGRRNGYRTKQFCCSLCSFSTRLLSSFKSHLQRYHEDEKDQELMSACPSCPFTSQTKNVVKHMRLFHSSVRKVQAPKESPNAVNSVRFSCAKCNFTDTLYYSLKRHVLLTHHQAELENYFGEKSEEELKHSPQLKISLDSRYYCKKCSCITSNRDALMYHILTSDKHRDLELKLRTDISDISRARVRRPYKRFFARSPTVAQALKPQVVVPNATPVTPSATQDVKVISLPQNGPNPPSLGTHSSLIQKTVPVSTTASDPAGGLGQTISTTVASSAQVGFVTAQLPQNQSITLQASLPQSVFLSPRFPLNQPVTATVLPSGAQVIPGTQTGVRSTVLPINQTLALNQSAVLTCPQSLQSAVINMNQAVGSALFSVNQSVTPNNVGNQPGISQNTILASPLLRQLIPTGKQVNGIPTYTLAPISVTLPVAPCAIPAVNPPTMQVPLSQPDKVTQVSNSPASAPSNPTPKQKASKKHNPSVTKSPAIAPAALGKETKQWKTCPVCNELFPSNVYEVHMQIAHIKQENSPNKPTESSTASEAKETILIAAQASFLKVLKEKSIRCVTCKTFAQEGEVLKHLLMHGMVCLYCKAVFHELRNLIYHMKILHVGKKKVHADFIKKGFTISSDANGNALFPHFDFTFNLSREELGDKDMHLAIVTGANANTASPIYIKIQSPPVFCGAKDQRASKCPFCNCALSKSEVYETHLKDKHHIMPTVHTILKTPAFKCIHCCGVYTGSMTLPAISVHLQRCRNAPKDSTSGEELMLENNGEPKQKGSEYVKTKPNATGDTQGASNEFKNHYKSGPNASKDLVPSKRRRLETKLDPSESLDALQSLDSLELIPEPNASVSNESKKEFLSKYFHKKPYPSKKEIELLSVVLEMWKSDVASFFGTKRYMCLKFLRSHKQRVLLGFKMAELKRLQHDIDLQEDY